The genomic region CCTGATGTCGAATCCGACTCAGCTCGAAAGGATCCGCGAAGAAAGCCAGCGCCCGCTCCGGACGACTCGACGAACGGGCGGGCCACACCGGGGCGGGCCTACGGCGGGGCGGGCCACACCGGAGGCGGGCCTACGCCGGGGGCGGGCCTACACCGGAGGCAGGCCTACACCGGAGGCAGGCCTACACCGGAGGCAGGCCTACACCGGAGGCAGGCCTACACCGGGGGCGGGCCTTCCGGGGGCAGGCCTACACCGGGGGCAGGCCACACCGGGGCGGGCCATACCGGGGGCAGGCCTGCCCGGGGCAGGCCCGCCGGGGCGGACCGGGCGGGTCAGCGGTGCAGCCAGGCGAGCAGGTCCGGCGGGGCGAGGCCGGCGACCCGGGCGTCGTAGCGGGCCCGGCCCGCCTCGTCGAGCAGCTCCCACCCCTGCCCCGAACGACCGGCACGGAAGAATGCCTGGCGGTCCTTCAACACGCCGGCCGGGTCCGGGGCCAGTCGTTCGGCCCGCTGCCGCATCCGGCGGAAGGTGGCCGCCTCGACCAGCGCCGGCCAACGTTCCTCGGGTACGGCGAGGCCGAGTCGGTCGGCGAGCCTGCGCATCTCCCCGGCCAGGTCCGCCGAGAGGTCGGCATAGTGCACGAGCACCACGTTCGGGTCGTGCCGGCGGGCCCAGGCGTCGCGCAGGTGCCACATCACCCCGGGCAGCGCGTCCAGCTCCGTACGGGGATCGACCTCCCGGCCGACCCAGCGGGCCAACCACCGGTCGACCGGCAGCGGCGGGGCCGAGGGCTGCTGCGGCGCCGGCCGCCCGGTCAGCTCGCGCATCCGGTCGCGGTCCAGGTTGCGGGCCTGGTGATACAGGGAGACCGCCATGTCGAGCGGGTGCCGGGCGACCACGACGTAGCTGACCCGGGGGTCGAGCGGGATCCCGTCCAGCGGCGTGTGCGTCTTGACGAACCGGCGGTGCGGCTGGGCGGCGAGCCGGCGGAACACCTCTTCGCGTGGCTCGACCAGCCAGTCCAGCCAGGGCGAGAGCGCCGGCAACGGCGCCGGCAGTTCCGGGGTGCCCAGCACCAACAGCGCGCAGATCATCTGCATCCAGGTGGTGCCGCTCTTGGACCGGGTGCTGATCACGATGTCACCGGCGCGGAACGGGAATCCACGCCACCGGGCACTGTCCTCGTCGTCGGACCGGTAGCGGTACGGGGCGTTGGGCATCCGGCGATCGTAGGCCCCGGGTGACCGTCGTCCGACCCGTTTTCCAGGCCCGATCGGCCCTGTGACGTATGGGAATGCCTGGCTAACCTGAAGTATGGTGCCCGCCCACGGGGGCCGGGCGGCGGAACCGGTCTACCGCCCCATCCTCGCCATTCGGCGGGGTGAGCTGGAGGCGTTGTCCCACCTCGACGCCACCACCGCCCCGCTGGTCGCGCCGATCCTCGACGTCGACACCCTCGACCGGACCACATCGGACTCTCTCGCGCGGCTGCCGGCCGGGCTGATGCCGGCCGTCGACGTCACCGCGCTGCCGGAGGCGCCGGAGAGCGAACTGGTCCGCTGGGGCGTACCGCTGATGCCGGTGATCGGGCTCGCGGAGAGCGACCGGCGGCTGGTCGCGCACGGCGCCGCGGCCCGGGCGTACGGGCGGCGGGCCCTGATCCGGGTGCGGGCGGGCCTGGACCGGACCGGCCCGGACGCGACGACCTCGGCGGTCGAGCGGATCTGGCGGTTCACCCGGCTCACGCCGGAGCAGTGCGACCTGCTGGTGGACGCGGGCGACGTGTGCTGCCTGGCGGACGTGCGACTGGCCGAGCCCCGGGCGCGCCGGCTGCTCGACTGGGCCCGGCGGTACGCCTGGCGGTCGGTGACGGTGGCGGCCGGCGGGCTGCCGCCGACCCTGTCCCGGCTGCCCACCGACGAGCCGGTCCGGCTCGACCGCTGGGACTGGCTGCTCTGGCAGCGCCTGGCCGATCTCGGTGTGGGCTACGGCGACTACGGCGTCCGTTCGGCGCAGCCCGGCACCGGGCAGCCGGGCGACCGGCTGCCCACCATGTGCTACACCACCGACGGCGGGTGGTGGATCTACCGCTGGTCGCGGCGCGGCGGGCGCGGCGACGAGCGCTTCGCGGACCTGTGCCGCACCCTGGTCTCCGCGCCGCACTGGCCGGCCGCCGGGGCGTCGTTCTCGTGGGGCGACCACGAGATCCTCCGCCGCGCCCGCCGCGTGGCCGGCGCCGGCTCGATGACCAACTGGACGGCGTGGAGCACCTCGCACCACCTCGCACAGGTGCTGGCCGCGCTGCGGCACCCGGCCCCGGTCGCCAGGCCGGAGCCGTGGCGGGTGGGGCCGGACGCGCCGGAGCGCGGCCGGCCGTCCCGATCGCCGCGCGGCGGGGAGACCCGCCGCGCCGGCTGAGCGACTAATGCTTCTCCGTGAAACCGAACTGGATGATGCCTTCGTCGTCCACGGTGGCGTCGACCGAGGCGTCGCCGAGGATCTCGACGGCGTCGGCGTCCAGGAAGATCCGGGCGCCCTGGTTGTCCACCACGTGGTCGCCCTGCACCGGTTGGGGCACCAGCTCGACGGTCAGCGAGCCCGCGGCGGCGTCGGCGGCGATACGCACCCCGCCGTCCTCGGCGACGTCCTGCTGGTTGGCGAGGTCACGGATGACCAGGACGGCGTTGTCGGTCATGGTGAGCATGGTGGAACTCCTCGTGAATTCTCTCGGATCGCGGTCGGAACGGCGCAGACCGGGATTGGCCCGCGTCCGGGGCGCACGTGGGAGGTGATCGCGGGCGACCTGGTCGCGACCGCGCCGGGGCAGGTGAAGGGGCCCCTCACGGCCTACGGTGCCCGCTGCCGGGCGATCCGTCAAATAGAGGATGGTCAGTCGAGAGCGGCGGCCGGGGCGAGCAGCGCCCGGATTTCGTGGACCGCGGCGCGGCCGGCCCGGTTGGCCCCGATGGTGCTCGCCGACGGCCCGTACCCGATCAGGTGGATGCGGGGGTCGGCGACGACGCGGGTGCCGTCCATGGTGATGCCGCCGCCCGGCGCACGCAGTCTGAGCGGGGCGAGGTGGTCGAGCGCGGCCCGGAAGCCGGTGCACCAGAGGATCACGTCGGCGGGCACGAAACGGCCGTCGGCCCAGGCGACGCCGTCCGGCGTGATCCGGTCGAACATGGGTAAGCGGTCGAGCACGCCCTGCTCGCGGAGGCGACGCACCTCGGGGGTCACCGGCAGACCGGTCACGCCGACCACGCTGCTCGGTGGGCGTCCGGTGCGGACCCGCTCCTCGACCAGGGCGACGGCGGCCCGGGCGTGCTCCGGGCCGAACTCGATGTCCCGGAAGTCCGGCGGCCGCCGGCTCACCCAGGTCGTGTCGGCGGCGACCGCGGAGATCTCGCCGAGCAGTTGCACGGCGGAGGTGCCGGCGCCGACCACCACGACCCGCCGGCCGGCGAACTCGTCCGGGCCCCGGTAGTCGGCGGTGTGCAGCTGGCGACCCCGGAACGACGAGCGGCCGGGATAGTGCGGCCAGAACGGCCGGCTCCACGTGCCGGTGGCGTTGATCAGGGCGCGGGTGGTCCAGCTGCCCTGGTCCGTGCGGATGTCCAGCCGGCCGTCGGGCAGCGAGTGCACTCTTCGGACCTGGACCGGTCGCCGCACCGCCAGGCCGAACTCCCGCTCGTACGCGGCGAAGTAGTCACTCACCACCTGGGCGGCCCGCTGGTCGGGCGAGGCGGCGGGGAAGGGCATCGCGGGTAGGTCGTGGAAGCCGTGCACCCGGTCCATGGTCAGGGTGGGCCAGCGGTGCCGCCAGGCGCCGCCCGGGCCGTCGTCGGCGTCGAGGATGGCGAAGCCCGTTTCGGGGGTGAGGCCGGTCCGGCGCAGGTGGTATCCGGCGGAGAGGCCGGCCTGGCCGGCGCCGATCACGACCACGTCGACCGAGCGGCTGTCCATGACCGGTCCAACACTGGGCGCGCGCCCGCTGTGCCCTCCCGGGGCGTCTCGCCGGTCACAGCCCACCGGCGAGCTAGCTGGTCTTTTTACTCGCTTGCGGCCGCTTTGTCCCTAGGCTGACCCCATGACAGACGTCCGCCGCTACATCGCCGAGTTCCTCGGCACTCTCCTGCTGGTCTTCTTCGGCGTGGGCAGCGCGATCGCGGCCCGGGTCCAGGGCGGTGTGGTGGTGGTGGCGCTCGCCTTCGGACTGGTCCTGATCGCGCTGGTCTACACGATCGGCCCGCTGTCGGGCAGCCACGTGAACCCGGCGGTCACCCTCGGGGTGCTGATCTCCGGCAAGATCTCGGTGATCGGCGCGGTCGCCTACTGGGTCGCGCAGGTCCTCGGGGGCATCGTGGGCGCGTTCCTGCTCTGGGCGCTGACGCGCTGGGGTGACGTCGTGGACCAGACCGGCGCGCTCGGCAGCAACGGTTACGGCGCGCACATCAACCGGGGTGGGGCCGCCCTGCTGGAGACCGTCCTGACCTTCCTGTTCGTGCTGGTCGTGCTGGTCGCGGGCACTCGCGCCGACCACGCCGCCGTCTCCGGCGTGGCGATCGGGCTGGCGCTCGCCGCGACGCAGCTGGTCGGCACCACCCTGGACGGCGCCTCGGTCAACCCGGCCCGGTCCATCGGCCCGGCCCTCTTCGAGGGCGGCGTGGCCCTGCGGCAACTGTGGGTGTTCATCGTCTTCCCACTGCTCGGCGGGGCGCTGGCCGCGCTGGTGGCACCGTTGATCATCCGGAAGGACGGGCGGTACTGGGGCGGCGAGGAGCAGCCACCGACGCCCGGCCCGGAGGCGCGTCCGATCTGACGCCGTCGCCCACCACGGCCGTACGGCAAAAACCTTCGACTCTGGCTCTTCACTGGCGATTATCTCCGTGACACGATCGGCGCATGCATCGTCGTCTCTTCCCTCGGACGCTGGCGCTGGTGGCGCTGGTGGCCGCAGCCGCCACCGCCGGCGCGCCCGGCGCCACCGCCGAGGCTCCGGCCCCCGCGGTGACCCGCCTCCACGCGACCATCGACGCGATCCTCGCCGACTCCCGACTCGCCGGGGCGCAGGCCTCCGTGGTCGTGGTGGACACCGCGACCGGCCAGACCCTGTACGACCGCAACGGCGACCGCCGCCTGGTGCCGGCCTCCAACACCAAGCTGCTCACCTCCACCGCGGCCATGGCGCTGCTCGGGCCGGACCACCGGTTCACCACCGATGTGCGCA from Micromonospora sp. WMMD812 harbors:
- a CDS encoding beta family protein, with product MVPAHGGRAAEPVYRPILAIRRGELEALSHLDATTAPLVAPILDVDTLDRTTSDSLARLPAGLMPAVDVTALPEAPESELVRWGVPLMPVIGLAESDRRLVAHGAAARAYGRRALIRVRAGLDRTGPDATTSAVERIWRFTRLTPEQCDLLVDAGDVCCLADVRLAEPRARRLLDWARRYAWRSVTVAAGGLPPTLSRLPTDEPVRLDRWDWLLWQRLADLGVGYGDYGVRSAQPGTGQPGDRLPTMCYTTDGGWWIYRWSRRGGRGDERFADLCRTLVSAPHWPAAGASFSWGDHEILRRARRVAGAGSMTNWTAWSTSHHLAQVLAALRHPAPVARPEPWRVGPDAPERGRPSRSPRGGETRRAG
- a CDS encoding aquaporin; protein product: MTDVRRYIAEFLGTLLLVFFGVGSAIAARVQGGVVVVALAFGLVLIALVYTIGPLSGSHVNPAVTLGVLISGKISVIGAVAYWVAQVLGGIVGAFLLWALTRWGDVVDQTGALGSNGYGAHINRGGAALLETVLTFLFVLVVLVAGTRADHAAVSGVAIGLALAATQLVGTTLDGASVNPARSIGPALFEGGVALRQLWVFIVFPLLGGALAALVAPLIIRKDGRYWGGEEQPPTPGPEARPI
- a CDS encoding NAD(P)-binding domain-containing protein — encoded protein: MDSRSVDVVVIGAGQAGLSAGYHLRRTGLTPETGFAILDADDGPGGAWRHRWPTLTMDRVHGFHDLPAMPFPAASPDQRAAQVVSDYFAAYEREFGLAVRRPVQVRRVHSLPDGRLDIRTDQGSWTTRALINATGTWSRPFWPHYPGRSSFRGRQLHTADYRGPDEFAGRRVVVVGAGTSAVQLLGEISAVAADTTWVSRRPPDFRDIEFGPEHARAAVALVEERVRTGRPPSSVVGVTGLPVTPEVRRLREQGVLDRLPMFDRITPDGVAWADGRFVPADVILWCTGFRAALDHLAPLRLRAPGGGITMDGTRVVADPRIHLIGYGPSASTIGANRAGRAAVHEIRALLAPAAALD
- a CDS encoding adhesin, whose amino-acid sequence is MLTMTDNAVLVIRDLANQQDVAEDGGVRIAADAAAGSLTVELVPQPVQGDHVVDNQGARIFLDADAVEILGDASVDATVDDEGIIQFGFTEKH
- a CDS encoding sulfotransferase domain-containing protein, translated to MPNAPYRYRSDDEDSARWRGFPFRAGDIVISTRSKSGTTWMQMICALLVLGTPELPAPLPALSPWLDWLVEPREEVFRRLAAQPHRRFVKTHTPLDGIPLDPRVSYVVVARHPLDMAVSLYHQARNLDRDRMRELTGRPAPQQPSAPPLPVDRWLARWVGREVDPRTELDALPGVMWHLRDAWARRHDPNVVLVHYADLSADLAGEMRRLADRLGLAVPEERWPALVEAATFRRMRQRAERLAPDPAGVLKDRQAFFRAGRSGQGWELLDEAGRARYDARVAGLAPPDLLAWLHR